One window of Methanobacterium alkalithermotolerans genomic DNA carries:
- a CDS encoding TIGR04083 family peptide-modifying radical SAM enzyme, translated as MAFHVMIIPSMDCPSNCSYCWGVDKESDLMSLETIEEVVKWLKNFRKGPVTFTFHGGEPLLAGYDFYKKSLPLLSQQLSHLKPAFAIQTNLWLMNEELAQLFAEYNIPIGSSLDGPQDINDFQRGKGYYEKTMQGYKIAREKGLRVSFISTFTSHSIKLKEEIFKFFLDNNLDLKLHPALPSLRSENPDKWSISPEEYGELLVYLLDEYLEHIDDIEIKNIDHLCKGVFMRRGVVCTYADCVGDTFAIGPDGNIYPCYRFVGMEEYVMGHVSNNPTMEELSQSPAWKSLHQWMDLVDEECAECKYIKFCRGGCPYNALTLDKKTRKMKIDGVDHQCEAYKIIFSEISNRANKEFLSSSIPLFGGSKPKSKKASIMDLMLKSS; from the coding sequence ATGGCCTTTCATGTAATGATAATTCCTTCTATGGATTGCCCTTCTAATTGCAGCTACTGCTGGGGTGTGGATAAAGAATCAGATTTGATGAGTCTGGAAACAATTGAAGAAGTGGTTAAATGGCTAAAAAACTTTAGAAAAGGACCGGTGACTTTCACTTTTCATGGGGGAGAACCTCTTTTAGCCGGATATGATTTTTACAAAAAATCACTACCTCTTCTTAGTCAGCAGCTGAGTCATTTAAAACCAGCTTTTGCTATTCAAACTAATTTATGGCTAATGAATGAGGAACTAGCCCAGCTTTTTGCAGAATATAACATTCCCATTGGATCAAGTCTGGATGGACCCCAGGATATTAATGATTTCCAGCGAGGAAAGGGTTACTATGAAAAAACAATGCAAGGATATAAAATTGCCCGGGAAAAAGGCCTGAGAGTGAGTTTCATCAGCACTTTCACCTCCCATTCCATTAAACTCAAAGAAGAAATATTTAAATTCTTCCTGGATAACAATTTAGATCTTAAACTACACCCGGCACTACCCTCCCTGAGGAGTGAAAATCCGGATAAATGGTCTATATCTCCAGAAGAGTATGGTGAATTGTTGGTTTATCTTCTGGATGAGTATCTAGAACACATAGATGATATAGAAATAAAAAATATCGATCATCTCTGCAAAGGAGTTTTCATGCGCCGGGGAGTGGTGTGTACCTATGCGGATTGTGTGGGAGATACCTTTGCCATAGGGCCTGATGGTAATATATATCCCTGTTATCGATTTGTAGGGATGGAAGAATATGTAATGGGCCATGTAAGTAATAATCCCACCATGGAGGAATTATCCCAATCACCAGCCTGGAAAAGCCTGCATCAATGGATGGATCTGGTGGATGAAGAATGTGCTGAATGTAAATATATCAAATTCTGCAGGGGAGGCTGCCCCTACAATGCCTTAACCCTGGATAAAAAGACCCGGAAAATGAAAATAGATGGGGTTGATCACCAGTGCGAGGCCTACAAAATAATATTTAGTGAAATAAGTAATAGGGCTAACAAAGAATTCTTATCATCGTCTATACCTCTTTTTGGGGGCTCCAAACCAAAATCAAAAAAGGCAAGTATCATGGACCTTATGCTTAAATCTTCATAA